The following proteins come from a genomic window of Pseudomonas sp. WJP1:
- a CDS encoding multidrug/biocide efflux PACE transporter codes for MSANKSLTERIFQAIGFELLAILICTPLLAWIMDKPMVEMGVVTVVIAALALAWNVVFNGMFDRVLKRLAIAHNAWVRVVHALLFEGGLVALGVPLIAWWLNISLWQAFLLDIGVLLFFLPYTYVYHWVYDVVRERLVIRATSNA; via the coding sequence ATGAGCGCCAATAAATCCCTTACCGAACGTATTTTCCAGGCCATCGGTTTCGAACTGCTGGCCATCCTGATCTGTACGCCTTTGCTGGCGTGGATCATGGACAAACCGATGGTGGAAATGGGCGTCGTCACCGTCGTCATTGCGGCCCTGGCCCTGGCCTGGAACGTGGTGTTCAACGGCATGTTCGACCGAGTGCTCAAGCGCCTGGCCATTGCGCACAACGCCTGGGTCCGGGTGGTGCATGCGCTGTTGTTCGAAGGCGGGTTGGTGGCGCTTGGCGTACCGCTGATTGCCTGGTGGCTGAACATCAGTTTGTGGCAGGCGTTCCTGCTCGACATCGGGGTGCTGCTGTTTTTCCTGCCGTACACCTACGTTTATCACTGGGTGTATGACGTGGTGCGCGAGCGGTTGGTCATTCGCGCCACGTCCAACGCGTGA
- a CDS encoding inorganic phosphate transporter produces the protein MATPSFSAAPAPASSAKPQFDKKPGVLTLVVFFAVLSIGLLFTAYSLMHDMNELGTVVTTWTPFLLLGVALLIALGFEFVNGFHDTANAVATVIYTHSLPPNFAVVWSGFFNFLGVLLSSGAVAFGIIALLPVELILQVGSSAGFAMIFALLIAAILWNLGTWWLGLPASSSHTLIGSIIGVGVANALMHGRDGTSGVDWAQATKVGYALLLSPLVGFACAALLLLALRAFVKNRALYKEPKGNTPPPWWIRGMLILTCTGVSFAHGSNDGQKGMGLIMLILVGTLPMAYALNRTMPADQALQFAAVAEVTQQALVKSAPLPAPADPRPILSDYVRSKEVTPQLIPALAALAGNIGNEVKGYGSLSKVPAEAMGNVRNDMYLTSETIRLMDKNKVGNFDADTASKLQLFKQQIDNATRFIPLWVKIAVAIALGLGTMVGWKRIVVTVGEKIGKTHLTYAQGASAETVAMLTIGAADMFGLPVSTTHVLSSGVAGTMVANGGGLQMKTIRNLLMAWVLTLPAAILLSGSLYWLFTQLF, from the coding sequence ATGGCCACCCCGTCCTTTTCCGCCGCCCCGGCGCCCGCCAGTAGCGCCAAACCGCAGTTCGACAAGAAACCCGGCGTGCTCACCCTCGTGGTGTTCTTTGCAGTGCTGAGTATCGGGCTGCTGTTCACCGCCTACAGCCTGATGCACGACATGAACGAACTCGGCACCGTGGTGACCACCTGGACGCCGTTCCTGCTGCTGGGCGTGGCGTTGCTGATTGCCTTGGGCTTCGAGTTCGTCAACGGATTCCACGACACGGCCAACGCCGTTGCCACGGTGATCTACACGCATTCGCTGCCACCGAACTTCGCGGTAGTCTGGTCCGGGTTCTTCAACTTCCTCGGGGTGCTGCTGTCCAGCGGCGCGGTGGCGTTCGGCATCATCGCGTTGTTGCCGGTGGAGTTGATCCTGCAAGTCGGCTCTTCCGCCGGATTCGCCATGATCTTCGCCCTGCTGATCGCCGCGATCCTGTGGAACCTCGGCACCTGGTGGCTGGGCCTGCCGGCATCATCGTCGCACACCCTGATCGGCTCGATCATCGGCGTCGGCGTGGCCAATGCCCTGATGCACGGGCGTGACGGCACCAGCGGGGTGGACTGGGCGCAGGCGACCAAGGTCGGCTACGCCTTGCTGCTCTCGCCACTGGTCGGCTTCGCCTGCGCCGCGCTGTTGCTGCTGGCCCTGCGGGCCTTCGTCAAGAATCGCGCGCTGTACAAGGAGCCCAAGGGCAACACCCCGCCGCCGTGGTGGATTCGCGGCATGTTGATCCTGACCTGCACCGGCGTATCCTTCGCCCACGGCTCCAATGACGGTCAGAAAGGCATGGGGCTGATCATGCTGATCCTGGTCGGGACCTTGCCGATGGCCTATGCGCTGAACCGCACCATGCCCGCGGATCAGGCGTTGCAGTTTGCCGCGGTGGCCGAAGTGACCCAACAAGCGCTGGTCAAGAGCGCGCCGTTGCCGGCACCGGCCGACCCGCGTCCGATCCTGTCCGATTACGTGCGCAGCAAGGAAGTCACGCCGCAACTGATCCCCGCCCTCGCGGCACTGGCCGGCAACATCGGCAACGAAGTGAAGGGTTATGGATCGCTGTCCAAAGTCCCGGCCGAGGCCATGGGCAACGTGCGCAATGACATGTACCTGACCAGCGAAACCATTCGCCTGATGGACAAGAACAAGGTCGGTAATTTCGACGCCGACACCGCCAGCAAACTGCAGCTGTTCAAGCAGCAGATCGACAACGCCACGCGCTTCATCCCGCTGTGGGTGAAGATCGCCGTGGCGATAGCGCTGGGCCTGGGCACCATGGTCGGCTGGAAGCGCATCGTGGTGACCGTGGGCGAGAAAATCGGCAAGACCCACCTGACCTACGCACAAGGCGCCTCGGCGGAAACCGTGGCCATGCTGACCATCGGTGCCGCCGACATGTTCGGCTTGCCGGTCTCGACCACCCACGTGCTGTCTTCAGGGGTGGCCGGGACCATGGTCGCCAATGGCGGCGGCTTGCAGATGAAGACCATCCGCAACCTGCTGATGGCCTGGGTACTGACCTTGCCAGCGGCGATCCTGTTGTCGGGCAGTTTGTACTGGCTGTTCACCCAATTGTTTTGA
- a CDS encoding transporter: protein MNHSIDHSHRDPDLFGLLYGFSFRPGERGREIDSARALQYLQQPQDAEQFLWLHLNLAHAACERWMKSHLELPDEFFEALHEGSRSTRIEHVDSALLAVVNDVVFNLSSMTSSDVSTLWVCVRSRLIISARLQPLHSVDKLRSSVKAGECFRSPLELLVHLLRDQGEVLTQIVRKTSLSVDQVEDELLSSRLSTNRAELGANRRVLVRLQRLLALEPGSLLRLLNRPPPWLQKEDVKELRKSTEEFALIINDLTALGERIKLLQEEIAANLNEQSNRTLFTLTVVTVLALPINIIAGFFGMNVGGVPLSQDPEGFWILVALVATFTVIAGRWAFRKRQDL from the coding sequence ATGAACCACAGCATCGATCACAGCCATCGCGATCCGGATCTGTTCGGCCTGCTTTACGGTTTCAGTTTTCGCCCCGGCGAGCGCGGGCGGGAGATCGATTCGGCCAGGGCCTTGCAGTACCTGCAACAACCGCAGGACGCCGAGCAATTTCTCTGGCTGCACCTGAACCTCGCCCATGCCGCGTGCGAACGCTGGATGAAGAGCCATCTGGAACTGCCCGACGAGTTTTTCGAGGCCCTGCATGAAGGCTCACGGTCGACGCGTATCGAACATGTCGATTCGGCGTTGCTGGCGGTGGTCAACGACGTGGTGTTCAACCTCAGCAGCATGACGTCCTCGGATGTCTCCACCCTGTGGGTGTGCGTGCGCAGTCGACTGATCATCAGCGCACGCCTGCAACCGCTGCACTCGGTGGACAAGCTGCGCTCGTCGGTAAAAGCCGGCGAGTGCTTCCGCTCGCCGCTGGAGCTGCTCGTACATCTGCTGCGCGACCAGGGCGAAGTGCTGACCCAGATCGTGCGCAAGACCAGCCTGAGCGTGGATCAGGTCGAAGATGAACTGCTGTCCTCGCGCCTGTCGACCAATCGCGCTGAACTGGGAGCCAATCGCCGGGTGCTGGTGCGCCTGCAACGCCTGCTGGCGCTGGAGCCCGGGTCGTTGCTGCGCCTGCTCAATCGCCCGCCTCCCTGGTTGCAGAAGGAAGACGTCAAGGAGCTGCGCAAATCCACCGAGGAGTTTGCCCTGATCATCAACGACCTCACAGCCCTGGGCGAACGGATCAAGCTGCTGCAGGAGGAAATCGCCGCCAACCTCAACGAGCAGAGTAACCGCACCCTGTTCACCCTCACGGTGGTCACGGTGCTGGCGTTGCCGATCAACATCATTGCCGGTTTCTTCGGCATGAACGTGGGCGGGGTGCCGCTCTCACAGGACCCGGAAGGGTTCTGGATTCTGGTGGCGCTGGTGGCGACCTTCACCGTGATTGCGGGGCGCTGGGCGTTTCGCAAGCGCCAGGATTTGTAG
- a CDS encoding PepSY domain-containing protein, whose translation MKTLTALFTAATLTFTAGVAQAKDVPVDQIPQLVKDGKVKSLEELNQIVMKLHPGATITDSELDNHFNGYEYEVELIDANKVEWDVDLNAATGEVLKNKKDD comes from the coding sequence ATGAAAACTCTGACTGCTCTGTTCACCGCTGCCACCCTGACCTTCACCGCCGGTGTGGCCCAGGCGAAAGACGTGCCCGTCGACCAGATCCCTCAGCTGGTCAAGGATGGCAAGGTCAAGTCGCTGGAAGAGTTGAATCAGATCGTAATGAAGCTGCACCCGGGCGCGACGATTACCGATAGCGAGCTGGACAACCACTTCAACGGCTATGAGTACGAAGTCGAGTTGATCGATGCCAACAAAGTTGAATGGGACGTGGATTTGAATGCCGCCACCGGCGAAGTCCTGAAGAACAAAAAAGACGACTGA
- a CDS encoding glycerophosphodiester phosphodiesterase, which translates to MPATFTQSALLLSLLLGLGQAQATSEPGPAALATRVGIPHPAVIAHRGASFDAPESTAAAYKLARDLGADYLELDLQRSKDGVLFALHDNNLQRTTDVASKFPERKDSPANAFTMAELKTLDAGSWFNTAYPDRAQPGFAGLKILTLDEIIDIAQGNPQHKPGLYIETKEPKQFPGIEHDLKEKLQDRGWLSPAGSKLAKSALGVGQGKGKVVLQTFEKSSLELLQKEMPQVPKILLLWVGEGNIEPKSTLTFAESGDKDKATYYARQQPKDQAEFQRWVDYAKAQGAIGTGPSAALTHGGDQSYADLVQPWMNQYTHDQGLLVHVYTIDEAVDFQKAMNAGVDGIFTNRASELLKFYKRPATSVAQVLRNNGY; encoded by the coding sequence ATGCCGGCCACCTTCACCCAAAGCGCCCTGCTCCTGAGTTTGCTGCTCGGCCTCGGCCAAGCCCAGGCCACCAGCGAACCCGGCCCCGCCGCACTGGCCACCCGCGTGGGCATCCCACACCCGGCAGTGATCGCCCACCGTGGCGCGTCGTTCGATGCACCGGAATCCACCGCCGCCGCCTACAAACTGGCCCGCGACCTGGGCGCCGATTACCTGGAGCTGGACCTGCAGCGCAGCAAGGATGGCGTGCTGTTTGCCCTGCATGACAATAATCTACAACGCACCACCGACGTCGCCAGCAAGTTCCCCGAGCGCAAAGACAGCCCGGCCAATGCCTTCACCATGGCCGAGCTGAAAACCCTGGACGCCGGCAGCTGGTTCAACACGGCCTACCCGGATCGCGCGCAGCCTGGGTTTGCCGGCCTGAAAATCCTCACCCTCGATGAAATCATCGACATCGCCCAGGGCAATCCGCAACACAAGCCTGGCCTGTACATCGAAACCAAGGAGCCGAAGCAGTTTCCCGGCATCGAACACGACCTCAAGGAAAAACTCCAGGATCGCGGCTGGCTGAGCCCTGCGGGTTCGAAACTGGCCAAAAGCGCGCTCGGCGTTGGCCAGGGCAAAGGCAAGGTGGTCCTGCAAACCTTCGAGAAGAGCAGCCTCGAACTGTTGCAAAAGGAAATGCCACAGGTGCCGAAGATCCTGCTGCTGTGGGTCGGCGAAGGCAACATCGAACCAAAATCCACACTGACCTTTGCCGAATCCGGCGACAAGGACAAAGCCACCTACTACGCCAGACAGCAACCGAAAGACCAGGCCGAGTTCCAGCGCTGGGTCGACTACGCCAAGGCCCAGGGCGCGATCGGCACCGGCCCGTCTGCGGCGCTGACCCACGGTGGCGATCAGAGCTACGCCGACCTGGTGCAACCGTGGATGAACCAGTACACCCACGATCAGGGCCTGCTGGTGCACGTCTATACCATCGATGAGGCGGTGGACTTCCAGAAGGCCATGAATGCCGGGGTCGATGGTATTTTCACCAATCGCGCCAGCGAACTGCTCAAGTTCTACAAGCGCCCGGCGACGAGTGTGGCGCAGGTGCTGCGCAATAACGGGTACTGA
- a CDS encoding antibiotic biosynthesis monooxygenase family protein, with protein sequence MIANTPPAPYYAVIFTSLRTEGDQGYSEAAERMLELAREQPGFLGVESARGEDGLGITVSYWASESAILAWKQHPEHRAIRERGRSTWYAQCHTRVCRVERAYGFTQ encoded by the coding sequence ATGATCGCCAATACGCCGCCGGCTCCGTATTACGCGGTGATCTTCACCTCACTGCGTACCGAGGGGGATCAGGGCTACAGCGAAGCCGCCGAGCGGATGCTCGAGCTGGCGCGGGAACAACCCGGGTTCCTCGGCGTGGAGTCGGCCCGGGGTGAGGACGGGTTGGGAATCACCGTGTCGTACTGGGCCAGTGAGTCGGCAATCCTGGCGTGGAAACAGCACCCCGAGCACCGGGCGATTCGTGAGCGCGGGCGTTCGACCTGGTATGCGCAGTGTCATACGCGGGTGTGTCGGGTTGAGCGGGCATATGGGTTCACGCAGTAG
- a CDS encoding CTP synthase C-terminal region-related (seleno)protein — translation MENRVIRIALIGDHDPQVTAHQAIPVALGMAAEHSGRNVQGQWLATDSLQADTPLSGFDGFWCVPASPYRSMDGALRAIRFAREQRRPFLGTCGGFQHAVLEYARNVLGWSDAEHGETAPDATRALLTPLACSLVETVDTIHLLEGSLIAKAYETSEIREGYRCRYGVNPQFERELLKHALHAVGHDAGHDLRAVELSDHPFFVATLFQPERAALKGTLPPLVRALVQACAEQQS, via the coding sequence ATGGAAAACCGCGTCATACGCATTGCCCTGATCGGCGATCACGACCCGCAAGTCACCGCCCACCAGGCCATCCCCGTGGCGCTCGGCATGGCCGCCGAACACAGTGGCCGAAACGTGCAAGGCCAGTGGCTGGCCACCGATAGCCTGCAGGCCGACACGCCGCTCAGCGGGTTCGACGGTTTCTGGTGTGTGCCCGCCAGCCCTTATCGCAGCATGGACGGCGCGTTGCGGGCGATTCGTTTTGCCCGTGAACAGCGGCGGCCTTTCCTTGGCACCTGCGGCGGTTTTCAACACGCGGTGCTGGAATACGCGCGCAACGTGCTCGGTTGGTCGGATGCCGAACATGGCGAGACGGCACCCGATGCAACGCGGGCATTGCTCACGCCGCTGGCATGTTCACTGGTGGAAACGGTGGACACCATTCATTTGCTGGAAGGCTCGTTGATCGCCAAGGCGTATGAAACCTCGGAAATTCGTGAGGGCTATCGCTGCCGCTACGGTGTGAATCCTCAATTCGAACGGGAACTGCTCAAGCACGCACTTCACGCTGTCGGCCATGATGCCGGGCACGACTTGCGCGCGGTCGAGCTCAGCGATCATCCGTTCTTTGTCGCCACGCTGTTCCAACCGGAGCGCGCTGCACTCAAGGGCACCCTGCCACCGCTGGTGCGCGCCCTGGTCCAGGCCTGCGCGGAGCAGCAATCATGA
- a CDS encoding LysR family transcriptional regulator: protein MWALSQVINAATHYRLDYPDLALILALVRGGSLARASQLMRVDVSTVFRAVRRLEAALGQTLFEKSRAGYLPTTLAQALAEQAERAEQALEAARVGVEQGGEVVSGTVRLTCTDSVLQGLLLPALARFMPNYPALTLELSTSNDFANLSRRDADIALRLTRAPPEHLVGRRLAGISYRVCASAAYLQSVDATDLASLTWIAPDDFLPDHPTVAWRRQALPGVMPGYRCNSMLSVTELVRAGLGVAALPDFLIGDRLQPLGQPLHGYDTALWLLTRPDCRALRSVVTLFDELGRALKLP from the coding sequence ATATGGGCACTTTCCCAAGTGATCAATGCAGCGACGCACTATCGACTGGACTACCCGGACCTGGCCCTGATTCTCGCCTTGGTCCGTGGCGGCTCTCTGGCTCGGGCCTCGCAGTTGATGAGGGTGGATGTCTCGACGGTGTTTCGCGCGGTGCGTCGACTGGAAGCCGCACTGGGCCAGACGTTGTTCGAAAAAAGTCGCGCCGGTTACCTGCCTACCACCCTGGCGCAGGCCCTGGCGGAACAGGCCGAGCGCGCCGAACAGGCATTGGAAGCCGCGAGGGTCGGCGTGGAGCAGGGTGGCGAAGTCGTCAGCGGTACCGTGCGCCTGACCTGCACCGATTCGGTCCTGCAAGGTTTGCTGTTGCCGGCGCTGGCGCGGTTCATGCCGAACTATCCGGCGTTGACCCTTGAGCTCAGCACGTCCAACGACTTTGCCAACCTCAGCCGCCGCGATGCCGACATCGCCCTGCGCCTGACCCGTGCGCCACCGGAGCATCTGGTGGGGCGACGCCTGGCGGGGATTTCCTACCGGGTGTGTGCCAGCGCCGCTTATCTGCAATCGGTCGATGCGACCGACCTGGCGTCACTGACCTGGATCGCCCCCGACGATTTTTTGCCTGATCATCCGACAGTGGCCTGGCGCCGCCAGGCATTGCCGGGGGTGATGCCGGGGTATCGCTGCAACAGCATGCTGTCGGTCACCGAACTGGTGCGGGCGGGGTTGGGCGTGGCGGCATTGCCGGACTTTCTGATCGGTGACCGATTGCAGCCGCTGGGTCAGCCGTTGCATGGCTACGACACCGCGCTGTGGTTGCTGACGCGGCCGGATTGCCGTGCCCTGCGCTCGGTGGTGACGCTGTTTGACGAGTTGGGGCGGGCGCTGAAGTTGCCGTGA
- a CDS encoding TetR/AcrR family transcriptional regulator has product MTVPKRLTDRKREAIIQAAIVEFRANGFDITSMDKIAATAGVSKRTVYNHFPSKEELFAEILNQLWVRVTAEDEAPYHPDLPLRDQMRHLLTAKLQMLSDENLLDLARVAIAATIHSPERAQSMVTRMGEREENLTLWIRAAQADGRLKAVAPEFAAQQVHGMLKSFAFWPQISMGLPGLSAEMQGTVVESALDMFLACYELQ; this is encoded by the coding sequence ATGACAGTTCCAAAGCGCCTCACCGACCGTAAACGCGAAGCCATCATTCAGGCGGCCATTGTCGAATTCCGTGCCAATGGTTTCGACATCACCAGCATGGACAAGATTGCCGCCACCGCCGGTGTGTCCAAGCGCACGGTGTACAACCACTTCCCCAGCAAGGAAGAATTATTCGCCGAAATCCTCAATCAATTGTGGGTCCGAGTAACCGCTGAAGATGAAGCGCCTTACCACCCCGACCTGCCCCTGCGTGACCAGATGCGTCACCTGCTGACGGCAAAGCTGCAGATGTTGAGCGATGAAAATCTACTCGACCTGGCGCGGGTGGCCATCGCCGCCACCATCCATTCTCCCGAGCGCGCGCAAAGCATGGTGACCCGAATGGGTGAACGCGAGGAAAACCTGACCCTGTGGATTCGTGCCGCCCAGGCCGATGGACGCCTGAAAGCGGTCGCCCCGGAATTTGCCGCGCAACAGGTCCATGGCATGCTCAAATCCTTTGCATTCTGGCCGCAGATTTCCATGGGGCTGCCGGGTTTGTCGGCCGAGATGCAGGGCACCGTGGTGGAGTCGGCGCTGGATATGTTCCTGGCCTGCTATGAGTTGCAATAA
- a CDS encoding MBL fold metallo-hydrolase yields the protein MAKSTPSASSASRHEASRQVQGQFQNHRPIQRLSLGKTLRILWNAMFHKPLNTRPTAPVPVQPLTQAALMAAPNHSVYRLGHSTLLLKLRDRFWITDPVFAERASPVQWAGPKRFHQPPISLEQLPPIEAVILSHDHYDHLDYHAVLKLADKAKYFLTPLGVGDTLIKWGIDASKIRQLDWWQGTEVEGIEFVATPSQHFSGRGLFDGNSTLWASWVMIDGDTRIFFSGDSGYFDGFKRIGEQYGPFDLTLMETGAYNVDWPHVHMQPEQTLQAHLDLKGRWLLPIHNGTFDLSTHAWYEPFDRILALAWERNVSITTPRMGEAFNVMAAQRGTAWWYEVEEQVYQECPGRSF from the coding sequence ATGGCCAAATCAACTCCCTCGGCGAGCAGCGCCTCCAGGCATGAAGCTTCCCGACAGGTTCAAGGGCAGTTTCAAAACCATCGGCCGATACAGCGTTTGAGCCTTGGCAAAACCCTGCGCATCCTCTGGAACGCGATGTTTCACAAGCCACTCAATACCCGCCCGACGGCGCCTGTGCCGGTGCAACCGCTGACGCAAGCGGCGTTGATGGCAGCGCCCAACCACAGCGTCTATCGGCTGGGTCATTCCACACTACTGCTCAAGCTGCGGGACAGATTCTGGATTACCGACCCGGTGTTCGCCGAGCGCGCCTCACCCGTGCAGTGGGCCGGTCCCAAGCGTTTTCACCAGCCACCGATCAGCCTCGAGCAATTGCCGCCAATTGAAGCGGTGATCCTGTCTCACGATCACTACGACCACCTGGACTATCACGCGGTGCTCAAGCTTGCCGACAAGGCCAAGTACTTTCTCACTCCATTGGGCGTGGGCGACACCCTGATCAAGTGGGGTATCGACGCCAGCAAAATCCGCCAGCTGGACTGGTGGCAGGGCACCGAGGTCGAGGGCATCGAGTTCGTCGCCACCCCCTCGCAGCATTTCTCCGGCCGCGGCCTGTTCGATGGCAACAGCACCCTCTGGGCCTCGTGGGTGATGATCGATGGCGACACGCGGATCTTCTTCAGTGGTGACAGCGGCTACTTCGATGGCTTCAAACGCATCGGTGAACAATACGGCCCTTTCGACCTGACCCTCATGGAAACCGGCGCTTACAACGTCGACTGGCCCCATGTGCACATGCAGCCTGAGCAAACCCTGCAAGCCCACCTCGACCTCAAGGGGCGCTGGCTGCTACCAATTCACAATGGCACCTTCGATTTGTCGACGCATGCCTGGTACGAACCCTTCGACCGCATCCTGGCCCTGGCCTGGGAGCGCAATGTCTCGATCACCACGCCTCGGATGGGCGAGGCATTCAATGTGATGGCGGCGCAGCGTGGCACCGCGTGGTGGTATGAAGTCGAAGAGCAGGTCTACCAGGAGTGTCCAGGCCGTAGTTTTTAA
- a CDS encoding helix-turn-helix transcriptional regulator, with product MASQAMKITLERIALFQFTPAHCAQARAMLGWSVETLSREAGVSVQAIERFEARQEVLDVTRLALAYRLESEGLVFFPGFAPGRGMNVQGATPNPVGRADFAMVE from the coding sequence ATGGCCTCTCAAGCGATGAAAATCACCCTGGAACGTATCGCCCTCTTCCAGTTCACCCCGGCCCACTGCGCCCAGGCCCGAGCGATGCTGGGCTGGAGCGTGGAAACGTTGTCCCGCGAAGCCGGGGTTTCGGTGCAGGCCATTGAGCGCTTCGAGGCGCGGCAGGAGGTGCTGGACGTCACGCGCCTGGCCCTGGCGTATCGGCTTGAATCGGAGGGGCTGGTGTTCTTCCCGGGGTTTGCGCCGGGTAGAGGGATGAATGTGCAAGGGGCAACGCCGAATCCGGTGGGGCGGGCTGATTTTGCGATGGTGGAGTGA